The nucleotide sequence ctgctccgtggttaagAAGCGCGGGACCATTTTGGCAGCGACCCGCCTCAAGCCCAAATCCTCACGAAGGATCCTCTggcaggagctccaggagatCCCCGTCAAATGCTCGATCTCGTCGATGGTCCTGCGTCGATCGGCCATGACCACAGCTTCGATTTTGCggacattttcctctgtgcgggaggtggagggtcggccGGAGCGGGGCGAGTCTTCGATGGACATCTGACCACTCTTAAAGCGCCCATACCACTCGAAGACCTGTGATCTCCCCAGAGCCTCATCTTTGTACGCGGTCTGgatcatggtgagtgtttctgttgccgtttttcccagtaaaaaacaacatctgatgCTAGTGCGCTGGTCTCGCTTATCAATGGGTTCCgccattttgggatttttcgaagaagggagCAGGACTGCAATaacaaacactgtgtgtgagctgcctgtgtgtctttgggaggtgaaatttttcagttatgcttaaggctatgctatagtaacataacggccaaaagtctgaaatcattcttggcttttttttttataacattatttttataatattattttacctttaattgTGAACAGTAATGGATGTTTTAAGATTCACTAGGATTTAATTTAAGTGAAAACAattgacatttattttaaatagatTTTCTGTTTGCTAAAACCTTATTTTAAGTTGATTGTGGATTGTGCCTTTTtgtaagactctgcatttaagtaatgttaataaatgcttacaataacacaaagtagtcatgattttaaaatttctgtcaacttttaactttttttttacataaacacgGTGGGCTGTCCAACCACCAGacttagcaagttttctggggaaaccctgaaacagactgaaaaacagcttcttcccgAGAGCCATCACCACCCTGAACTCGGACTTACAACGACCTGGTCACTAGTGCTGTGATATTTATGCCTGGCACTGAGGCtgctgttacttttttttttaatttattatttgtgctcttttttaatttattatatttgcactgaaggagaagctctccaaatttcgttgtacttttgtataatgacaataaatgctACTCTGATTCTGAGCACGTGCGTACACTCTGTGTAGAGGAAGCTGGGAGCTGGCTTTGCCTGTGCTAAGCCCGTCCCTCCTCACCTCGAAATTTCATTGACGGATCAGGACCCGGACCGTGCTAAGACAAGGCGACTTTGTCTTTCAGGTTTCACCAGGATAAAATGCTTATTTATAAGGCTGAGAGAGTTCACCAATGAAACGTTTTGAACTAAATGACTACTATTACATCACACTCTATGACAGTAAAGCCAAATTTACtctaaaacaagaaaacaaatcgAGTACTGCAGCTTTAAAGCTCCACAAATTAAATCACAAGAAGACAGACTAAGTTTTCAAATGCTATTATGTTGAACATTTCGACTTACTTGCGGCTTCCAGTTCATCAAGGTGCACAGCATCATAGTCAGATATTTCTTGTCTCTGCTGagaaataataaacaaattaaaatctttcattcaaaaacatttttgcatGTTATAAATAATTCAAGACAAACACAACCCAGTTTACTCAGTAGTACCAGAGTGGAGGCATTACTCGTCAGCAACAGGCACATTCCAAATTTCATGAGAAATTTTCTAGATATTCTTTTGCCCCTGACATGTTTCCCACATGTTCACAAGAATACACTCACCATTTGAAGAAAGTCATCAGTCTCCTGCTTCAGTGCGAGTGGCCTTCTGTCCTCACAGGCGAAGATGTCCTCTTCATCTTTGATTTGAGGACGTCCTGGATCGTTCGCTTCAGTTTTCACAAGAGGAAATCTTCGTTCCCCCTCTTCTTCAACTTGTGGAATTTctagtccctcctcctcctgtttaaCTTGTGGAATTAGtagttcctcctcttcctccttgacTTGTAGAAAGTCTacttcctcgtcttcctctttaACTTGTGGcatttctgtttcctcctcatcaACTTCAACGTCCCTGGTTTCTGGATCCTCATGTTCCACTTTAATCTGTAGAGTTTCTGAATCCTCAACTTCTATTTTAATCTGAGGATAATCTAGTTCCTCCTGATCCATGCTGTAGCTTCTTTTCTGGCTTCtacagctgctcctctcagacAACGTCCTCTTCATTCTGAACACGTTGCTGCTGTAGGCCTGAGGGAGACAAAGGGGAAAGAGGGAAGTTTGTAACGTaactataaaaacaaaacacccatCAAGTGTTGTCATCCAGCTCAAAGAGAGGGATGAAATAATCACAACCGAGATCCGAATGCggtttcctcttttcatttaCCGACAGGAATTATTCCCAAAACCTTCTGCT is from Salarias fasciatus chromosome 7 unlocalized genomic scaffold, fSalaFa1.1 super_scaffold_4, whole genome shotgun sequence and encodes:
- the LOC115383163 gene encoding uncharacterized protein LOC115383163 isoform X3, whose protein sequence is MKRTLSERSSCRSQKRSYSMDQEELDYPQIKIEVEDSETLQIKVEHEDPETRDVEVDEEETEMPQVKEEDEEVDFLQVKEEEEELLIPQVKQEEEGLEIPQVEEEGERRFPLVKTEANDPGRPQIKDEEDIFACEDRRPLALKQETDDFLQMQRQEISDYDAVHLDELEAAILLPSSKNPKMAEPIDKRDQRTSIRCCFLLGKTATETLTMIQTAYKDEALGRSQVFEWYGRFKSGQMSIEDSPRSGRPSTSRTEENVRKIEAVVMADRRRTIDEIEHLTGISWSSCQRILREDLGLRRVAAKMVPRFLTTEQKQARVDMCQELKRQLEDDGGLFEKIITGDEIWCYGYDPETKQQSTQRRHQGPPRPKKARQVRSAIKTMLICFFDIKGMVHSEFVPPGQTVNQDFYLEVLRRLQEAVRLKRPALWESGDWWLHHDNAPAHRALRVKQFLMKNGMALLPHPLYSPDLAPCDFFLFPRMKKALKGRRFDDVEEVQKKSKQALKRIFTREYADCFEQWKSRLQRCIQAEGEYFEGDSFD
- the LOC115383163 gene encoding uncharacterized protein LOC115383163 isoform X4; protein product: MKRTLSERSSCRSQKRSYSMDQEELDYPQIKIEVEDSETLQIKVEHEDPETRDVEVDEEETEMPQVKEEDEEVDFLQVKEEEEELLIPQVKQEEEGLEIPQVEEEGERRFPLVKTEANDPGRPQIKDEEDIFACEDRRPLALKQETDDFLQMRQEISDYDAVHLDELEAAILLPSSKNPKMAEPIDKRDQRTSIRCCFLLGKTATETLTMIQTAYKDEALGRSQVFEWYGRFKSGQMSIEDSPRSGRPSTSRTEENVRKIEAVVMADRRRTIDEIEHLTGISWSSCQRILREDLGLRRVAAKMVPRFLTTEQKQARVDMCQELKRQLEDDGGLFEKIITGDEIWCYGYDPETKQQSTQRRHQGPPRPKKARQVRSAIKTMLICFFDIKGMVHSEFVPPGQTVNQDFYLEVLRRLQEAVRLKRPALWESGDWWLHHDNAPAHRALRVKQFLMKNGMALLPHPLYSPDLAPCDFFLFPRMKKALKGRRFDDVEEVQKKSKQALKRIFTREYADCFEQWKSRLQRCIQAEGEYFEGDSFD